Below is a window of Candidatus Aegiribacteria sp. DNA.
GAAGAACAGGTCGAGCTGGCAGGTAACAACACGATTCTCTGCGGAATAGGAGAACGGTCTGCTTCTTCGGAACTCTCGATGGAGGAGACTCTCCGCCAGATAGAGCTTGCGCAGGATATTGGGTTCGGCGGGTGCGTTATATACCATCTTTGTGAGGCGGTTATAGAGAGACTGAAAGGTCCTGCGACGCCGATCCAGGCAGCCGATCCAGCAGAAACCGAGGATTTATGATTTCAGTGCTGGCTACTATGATTATCGCTTACGCAGCGGTTCCCACAGGCCCTGCAGGTACGATTATGGTGGAGGTCGAGTCATCGCCACTTGAAATTCTTCCAGCTTCGTTTGAAGATATTTCAATTATCAGGGGCAACAAAGGAGACAAGGTTCTTATAATTGTTGCGGATTGTATTGCCGATCCTCTGGCAGCTTCTCTCGCACAGTTTCAGAGCGATATCGCGTCGGATGGATGGACTGTCGAGATGCATATCATGGGCGGCGGTACTGTTGAAGACATAAAAACCCTTCTTCGGAGTACACCTGATCTTGATGGTGCTGTTCTTGTTGGATTTCTGCCGTGCGCATGGTACGAAGAGGATGCATGGGCTCCCGAGGAATTCCCCTGTGAGCTGTTCCTCATGGATCTTGACGGCATATGGACTGACTCCGATCTTGATGGGCTTTACGACAGTCACAGCGGTGATGTTGCTCCGGAGATATGGGTTGGCAGGATAGATGCCCACACCGCATACGGACCCGAGCTGCTTCTACTCGCCGCGTACTTCGCCAGGAACCACATTTACAGAACCGGATCGATGGGATTGAATTCAGAAGCGCTGGCTTTCAATGATGATGACTGGAATCACTATACGGATTGCGGACTTGATGGCATTTACGGATCATCAAATGTCACCGTTATCAATTCTTCCAGCCAGACAACAGCGGAGAGCTACCTTCTCAATCTCGGCCAGGGCTACGAATTCGTACATCTTATGGCCCATTCATGTCCCTGGGGCCATACTTTCAAAGTGTCTGGAGGAATGGCGGGTACCGTGATGGCACCGGAAATAGCCCAGGTGAATCCCCATACCGCGTTCCTGCAGCTGTTCAGCTGCTCAAACGCGAGGTGGGTGGAGGAGGGATGTCTGGGAAACTGGTATCTTTACGGTACCGATTACGGACTGCTGATTTCAGGTTCTGCGAAAACGGGTTCTATGCTTGATTTTGAGGAATTCTACAGCCCCCTTGCTGCGGGACTGACCTTTGGAGAAGCCTTCAGGGAGTGGTGGAATTACGAGGCGCAGGGAGGATTTTCCCCCAATGAGAGAGCATGGTTCTACGGCAACGCGCTGCTCGGAGACCCTACTTTGAAACCCCTGTCGAGCGATATGAGGAATGAAGCTCATCTGGCAGTTGGACCGCTGTATTCCGAATACGATCAGGTTTCATCCAGTGGATACTCTGACTGTTTTCCAGATGTAGCTTCCAACAACGGTACACCCCGGCGTACCGTTGCGGTATGGCTTTCCGGGGAGAACGGGAGGCTGGATATTGCTGCCCGGCTGTACGAAGAGGGATCGGGCTGGGGTCCGGTTAGTTACGTTGATGAAGACGAATACTGGGATGTCGGAGTCTCAGCCTGTTATCACGATACATCCCCCTGGATAGCATGGAGTGATTTTGAGTTATCTACCTACAGTTACAGGATAAAGACCGCATGCGGTGAGAATTTTTCCCAGGTTGAAGTGCAGGTAGACCAGGAAGGATACCAGATGAGCCCGCGCCTGGCTTCAACAGGTACCAGGCTCTGGCTTGCCTGGCTGGATTGGGATGCAACAGGCGGCGCGGTCATGCTGAAAAGCATTGATGGTGAATTTCCCGCTGCTCAGATGAGTCCCATTGGGAAATGGTGCCAGAATCCCGAACTTATCGTTGATGATTCGGGAACCGTTCATCTCGTATGGGAGGAGCGATCCTCCTCAGGCAGCAGGATAATGTGGTGCTGTGGTGATCTGTCCGGTTTCAGTTCTCCCGTTGAAGTATCCTCGGGTGAATTATGCCATTCCCCCAGTCTCGATACCGACTGGTCAACCTCAGTAGCCTGTTTGTTATGGATAGACGAAGCAGGTGCGGCTTCGATCAAACTGAGAATGTGGGAAGGGACCGGATGGGGGAACGAGGAGTCTGTCTGTACAACTTCAACTCGCATATGTGGAGCTTTTCTGAGCGGATTGCCCGAGCCTCTGGGAACGGGTGTCATCTGGCAGGACGGATGCGGTGCCTCAGCAAAGATAATGGGTTATCCTCTGGGAGGTTCCGAGCCGCTGGAACTTTGCCCTTCCGCAGGCCCGGCATGGTCTCCCGTTTCGACTTCGAGCGATCTGTTCTGGGCCGGTAACGAAGGCGATGGATGGGAAATATATACTCGTGATCTCTCCGGCCTTGGTATTGACAGACAAGGATTTGCAGGAATGGCGCAATTGCCGTGCATAGTTGAGAATCCGGTCAGGGAAAGCATGATTATCTCTCTATCGGAGAACAGTCCCGCCTTCGAATCTGCTGTCTGTATCTACGATCTTGCCGGAAGAATTGTCTTCAGCCGGCATGTAGCCATCCACGCGGGAGTCGAAACACGGCTGAATTGTTCGATGCTGCCTGCTGGTGTTTACATGATCAGTTTCCGGGAGGGAACGACGCCCGTCAGATTCGTGCTTTTGAAATAGGGATATCCGGAGCTTTTCAAACTCTCCTGAGGAAGAACAGATAAGTATTCTCAGTTTTCGTGATTCACATATTCAGGACACAATCTATGAGATACCGGGTAGCAACGCGGCTTCTGATTCGAACTGGCCCTTGAACTCCTCCTCGATTATGCGTACACTCATAGTTGAAGAATCAGGGAGGGTTTTATGCTTGCTCGCACAAGAAGCCTGGCCGTTTACGGAATAGACTCCTATCCAGTAGAAATCGAAGCTGACATGTCCATGGGGCTTCCAACCTTCACCATTGTAGGCCTTCCGGATAACGCTGTGCGGGAATCCCGTCAGCGGATCAAGTCCGCGATAGCAAATCTGGGGTTCAAGCTCCCGGGGAAGAAGATAACAATCAACATGGCTCCCGCAGGCAGAAAGAAGGAGGGGCCCGGGTTCGATCTGCCAATCGCGATAAGCATTCTCGCCGCTTCCGGGATAATCCCGAAAGAGGCTATTGAAGACATCTATTTTGTTGGCGAACTCGCGCTTGATGGCGCTCTCCGGCCGGTTCGCGGCGTTCTATCCATGGCCGATCGCTCAAGAAGAAAAAGCCATTCAGGTCTTGTGGTTCCGCTCTCCAATTCGGGTGAGGCAGCGGTTGCGGCGGGTCAGAATGTTTTCCCGGCGGAAAACCTCGGGAGTGTGATTGACTTTTTGCTTAATAAAATAACTATTGAGCCTGCAAGCTACTCTCCCGTGCCTGTCAGAACCTGTGGAAAGCCCGAACCGGATTTCAGGGACGTAAGGGGTCAGGAGTTAGCCAAGAGGGCTCTTGAAGTGGCAGCCGCAGGCGGACACAACATACTC
It encodes the following:
- a CDS encoding T9SS type A sorting domain-containing protein, with translation MISVLATMIIAYAAVPTGPAGTIMVEVESSPLEILPASFEDISIIRGNKGDKVLIIVADCIADPLAASLAQFQSDIASDGWTVEMHIMGGGTVEDIKTLLRSTPDLDGAVLVGFLPCAWYEEDAWAPEEFPCELFLMDLDGIWTDSDLDGLYDSHSGDVAPEIWVGRIDAHTAYGPELLLLAAYFARNHIYRTGSMGLNSEALAFNDDDWNHYTDCGLDGIYGSSNVTVINSSSQTTAESYLLNLGQGYEFVHLMAHSCPWGHTFKVSGGMAGTVMAPEIAQVNPHTAFLQLFSCSNARWVEEGCLGNWYLYGTDYGLLISGSAKTGSMLDFEEFYSPLAAGLTFGEAFREWWNYEAQGGFSPNERAWFYGNALLGDPTLKPLSSDMRNEAHLAVGPLYSEYDQVSSSGYSDCFPDVASNNGTPRRTVAVWLSGENGRLDIAARLYEEGSGWGPVSYVDEDEYWDVGVSACYHDTSPWIAWSDFELSTYSYRIKTACGENFSQVEVQVDQEGYQMSPRLASTGTRLWLAWLDWDATGGAVMLKSIDGEFPAAQMSPIGKWCQNPELIVDDSGTVHLVWEERSSSGSRIMWCCGDLSGFSSPVEVSSGELCHSPSLDTDWSTSVACLLWIDEAGAASIKLRMWEGTGWGNEESVCTTSTRICGAFLSGLPEPLGTGVIWQDGCGASAKIMGYPLGGSEPLELCPSAGPAWSPVSTSSDLFWAGNEGDGWEIYTRDLSGLGIDRQGFAGMAQLPCIVENPVRESMIISLSENSPAFESAVCIYDLAGRIVFSRHVAIHAGVETRLNCSMLPAGVYMISFREGTTPVRFVLLK